In the genome of Arachis stenosperma cultivar V10309 chromosome 6, arast.V10309.gnm1.PFL2, whole genome shotgun sequence, the window GTCTTCCTTTTCAAAATCTGTTTGACATTCTTTAATTTTAACCTACCCTTTGAATGACTTATATAGTTCTATCATTTTTTAAGCAGTTAAGTCATCTTATTTATCatatttacttttttccattgtatatattaatatattattttgattttttttatttgttaaaatacaaatacatatataaaagaaaaggtCAAAAAGATTTATCAATGTAAAGTATAATTTGGAATTGTCCTATGtccatttaaataaattataaaataaaaaagatttaagtTTTTTTCTATAGATGTACATTTGTAGAGAGgggttgaaaaaaaaaaagaagaaatagttATGTAAATAGTTTAGTTTCATccctttttttattgttattgctAGTATTTAAGCATGAATATAATCCATCACTACAAAAACCATTTTGCTAAGGAAATCATTGTCTGCTGGTTTATTAAAGACCTTAACTTTTTAATTAAGTAACAATGTTGTGTTATGCcaaattatttaatgatttaATAGAGTAtgattttattagttattaattaagtCACAAAAGAAAAAAGCTGTGATGTAGATGTAAAATATGTGAAGCGTGAAATTTGCatgaataaatatttatagaTCAAAggattattttaatataaagaaTTGAGTGAGACTATTTTAAtcttataataaattaattaaaaatgatGTATATCTCATAGTTATAAGCACACTAAACTTTATTTCAGGTATTGTTAAAAGATATAAATCTTGTaacaatattttaataaaataaagagttttatattattatttaattagaaaCTTGcgttaatttaaaatatgtggATTAAATCCTTTCTTCAAATAAGGTTTGAATCTTCATATAAATAccataataacaataaaaacaacaaatgaTTAATCTATTAAGAGAGTCACACCACTAAATCTAAACTGATTACAACATAATAAActctaaaaaaatttagtgatatatagaaaaaaaataaaaaaatcaaatattatatatgtctAAAGTCAAGCAAACCAAAAGAGGTTGGGGAGTTCTGAACTTCTGATACATGGGATGTGAAGGGAGAAAGATGTTGTCGGCCATTGGCACATTTCTATAGATTTCAAACTAATGggaaaaaattttaatgaagattttataattatttttatgtgaatttttttttttaaatttttggatAATAGATTATATGATTAGATtttaatatgatataaaagtgttatttttatttaaaatgtgattaaataaataaattacactttTAAACAAAGCATTTTTATAAAATGATGTTTTTGCCATCTTCATTTAAGTAGTtgctaaattttaaatatatttgatattttaataGTTTTAAATGTCAAatttatctataaaaaatatatataatatattaaataaaatcaacttttataattttagaatataagtattttaggtatatttaaaaaagtttaaaattatgtataaaattatatgttatttttcattattttgtgTCATAAAAGGCAGGGGTAAAGAAAGCAACTATGCAATGAGCTATCCAGCTGTGATACaattattctttaaatttttgttcATTTCTTTTTATGTGTTCTTGGTTTGGAGAAAGAAAAGGTTTTTCTTCTCCCATGTCTTCTCATTTTTAGCTAAAACCAAGGCATAGACCCTTTGTCCTCCCCTTTGTATTTGTATGTGTGTTCTTGTCTTTGCTCAAGCTGTGCCCTGCCCTGCCACCACACCAACCtacccaaaataaataaataaataaataattatatattttaagaaCATGCTTAATTTCATtgaaattaatatataatatgggaggaaggaaagaaattggaaggaaaataactattttcctttatttggttGAATGAAAAAgttaaaggaaaaaaataaatagtgtAAAAAAATGGGTAGGAtccattaaaaattttttcccTCCAATAATGGATggaaaatggaagaaaaatatattttgtatcaatattttaatattatcctttattttttaatatattttaaaatatctaaggataaaattatcttttcatAACATTATATACTATTGGAAGGTTATCAGGTGTACCGAGAATATCGGTGttccagttgttttaaccgttgatctaaattataaaaaatatatataatatatattaattaaaatcaacggttaaaacaatTGGAACACCGATGTTCCTAGGTACACCTGATAACTTTCCTATACTATTTCCTtcattcttatttttctttcatcCAAACATatctaagaaaaataaaattccactcaatttctttcctttctcttctttcctttctatttctttcctttctatttctttccttccaaCCAAACAAAGCCTTAATGTGTCATCTCAAATATTAGACTAGTTTAAGAAAGATGAAAATTTACCCTCTGAGTTTTATTAACATATATGGTGCCTCTTGATATTGTGACaggttattattatttaaacaatggcatttaattagaataaaataatgttGCTAGAGTTTTGGACAAAATTCATAATGAAAATCAGTGGTGGAACTTGAAGAGAAATTTTGAGGGGCTAAAtatgtaatttaaaaaataaaaaatatgttgtattttaattttaattacaaaaaaatattaaaattgttttGGATAATTTGTACTAGATAAAGAATAATTGTTTAAATATTTACGAtatagattttatttaataaaatatcttttaatttcatttattcTTCTTTTGACGATATTGTCAAAATTAAAACTAGTTATTTTTAAGGttacatttaaaaaatttaagatcaaacTCATTAGATATAACTGTTTgaacttttaaaaattgtatCGAATTATTTTTTCATGATTTATTAGAGTAGTAAAATTATCAATAGATGATattgtaaaatatatattttttccttcttaaatattagtctttcttttaaaaagacataattttttattttttattattataattgtaaaaaaattagaatatataaaatattaaatatataaaagaaattttCATTATAACGATAAGTATTAAAAGTTATAATTTAAACTTAttgaatatttgaattttttttttctgataaCAAATTCAATTAAGAAActaaaaaatgtataaaatagTATTAAATTAAAAGGATAAAAAAGCACCTAACTTTTCAATGATACATAAAATTATGGGCAAATgacatatttaaataaattcaatGAATCTCTTACCCAAATGTGCAAAACAGAAATATGTTACGTGGTTGTGCaaattctaatattatataAACCGTGGGAGCCAACTACGGTTTACAATTTGAACATAAACCGTGGCTGGCAGGGACGGTTTCTGGAAAAAACAAAATGAGCATAAACCGTGGCTACCAACCACGGATTACCAAGGAAAAATTTAAGGCATAAACCGTGGGTAGCTACCACGGTTTATCTGGATATTGGCTTTGAACGTAAAACCCTGTAGGCTCCCACGGTTTACGTTTATAATACTAtgtgtgtgtttggatttcagtttgcaaaagtgaatttttataaaattgattttacaaaattgattttgatgaaaattaAGTTTGTGTTaacgtgatttatgtttggcaatatttgtatcaaaattgattatagcaaaataaatgttgtttggattatactactcaaaatcacttttagatgaaaaattactaaaagagacatcaatttatttttttatatacatgcAAAAACAGaatctaacaaaaataatataaaaaatatttattatataaataaataaatataataaaaaaatatgaaagagagtactataaattttataatgttaaacaaaaaaaatattctatactttttctaatattacccgtactctttaatttagtattattttgaactataaattttcattatttatggctctattgttacttataattaattttttatttattttatctttttttataggATCATAGTttatattatacaaaatttGGATAATAAAcgtaatatatattaattacaattacaaattttacaaagttaaaataaaaaataaaaaaattaatataaaacaaagatagagtacatcaaaaaatagaaaaaaatcatacagataaaaaaataataaaaatttcataaaatcaactacatatatcatatgaacaaaaaatacaataaaaactaaataaaatacatatgaataaaataaataaaaaatttcatacataatataaatacaatgtagtaaaagatagaaaaaagaattcatatgaacaaaaaataataaaaaatcataaaaattaataaaatatctgaaaaattatagcactataacaaataaaaaaattaacaatatttgtcatatgaataaaaaaatacaataaaataaataaaaaatcatataaataaaatcaaacaaaaataaaaaattcataaaaaaatatacatataaaaaatagtatagaaaatgataaaaaaactCATATAAAAACATAACATCATAAATCATaacactaaaaattaaaatatgaaaatgagtactaaaaataataaaaaattaaaatattcaatttacTAGTGATTGAAATAAATCTGAATGATTTTAATggaaaaaaaatggaagaaagaACTATGAAAAAGTAGAAAGAACTACACAGTGAAACTTATAGTTATTGGTATCCTTCttatagaagaaaataaagggtAAGGttggtaaaaaagaaaaaattttctcACTTAATTTTTTAAAGGTAATCAACAACCATGAACGTGAAACGCAGAAGCTACAAATTTTAGCTTCTTCTCAACGTGGGTTTAGAGGCAGAATCGTTTCTGcgtttaaaaagaaaaaattgccaaacataaaagtgaaactttcaagaagctCAAACGCACTTCTTTCTTCACCAACGTGTTTGCCAAACACACCCTATATATACATAATCCGTACTCATCTTCAGCGGATTATGTATATATAGTATTATAAACGTAAACCGTGGGAGCCTACAGGGTTTTACGTTCAAAGCCAATATCCATATAAACCGTGGTAGCTACCCACGGTTTATGCCTTAAATTTTCCCTTGGTAATCCGTGGTTGGTAGCCACGGTTTATGCTCATTTTGTTTCTTCCAGAAACCGTCCCTGCCAGCCACGGTTTATGTTCAAATTGTAAATCGTGGTTGGCTCCCACGGTTtatataatattagaatttGCACAACTACgtaacatatttttattttgcacATTTGGGTAAGGAATTcattgattttatttaaatatgtcATTTGTCCTAAAATTATAAATGTTTAGAATTTAATTTGGAACTTGAAAGATCGATACTTTCAATATTATAACACcaatatttattgaatataatatcttaattttgtgtctaaaaaaattaatttaaaaattaataaaacttaaaataacattaaattagattgttataaaaaattagatcaTTATCAAAGTCCATTATAGTCCAATATATTAGTTTTTTTCTTCGATTGGTAAGActtcaaataaaaaaaggacCAAAGTTCAAAACCCATTATATTAAATTTAGCACAAAAAAATTCCAAATGAATAAATTATGTGAATCTCAAATACCCATAGATGACTTTGCAGTAAAGATCTGCAaccaaatattatatttaaataagcattattcatttttatataaaatatttgggGCCATGGTCCCCATGAAAAGCTCCCCCTGAAGAAAATCATTATTGTTCATTTTTGTTAACAAATACACATATCATGTCATGTGCTTACTAAATTCTAACCAagtttataatattatattcttTAACACTAAAAAATAGCTGTCTCATTTAAACACCAATTTTTTATAAGACTTTTAGTTAGATGTATAAATAATAGTactcttcttttgttttcttcggtagtatttgttttatttttttggtagTGTTTGCTTTGAGGTATTGGGAcagaaattaaaagattaaaatttaatatcatATTTATTGGCTCAACGGCtggtattaaaatttttgtctctgttctcaaaattttagtatttcagaaaatgaaaatatagggcactaaaatttttaaagacagaaattgaaattttaataaaattttatacctaaaatacttctattttaattaattaatttcaattttactctttatgcaaattaaattagaacttcattcttgtttcaattcctGTCTCTTACTTTACACCAAAcagaatattaaaatttatttctttcccTGTCTCTTAATCTCTGTCTCTCAACCTCTATCTCTCCACAACCTCTATCTCTCCACCAAATGCTagcttcgtttttttttttggcataTATACTTTTGAGTCATTGTTTGGATAAAGGAAGAGAAATAAATAATCTTCAATGATTAAATGATATGCTAATGTTCTGTTTTGATTTATGTACTATATATAAAATCTTAATTAGCACCAAACCCTTCAATTCACACACCTATAATCTCAGGTTTAAGTGGAAATTAAGTCCACAAAATTGAACCTTTGCCTTATATATAGCCCCATCACAACATAAATGTTTATTATTGAATCCAAATAAAGATAGGactatatatatacatagaCATACATGATGTTCTCACAAAGAagattgaaattaattaattaattaattaagggCTGAGAAAATCATTGCTTGAATTGTTCAAAGGAAGCAGTGTGTTCTTGAGTCCTAGGCCTCTTCTTGTTGATGCTGTTTGGTGTTGATGAAACAGAATCATTAGCAGATACTACTTCCCATGAATCATTAGAGCTATCATGATGATCAAAGCTAAATGACACATCAATTACACCACTTGGGCTACTAGGAATAATAATTGATCCAAAATTGCGTTTTTTGGATTCTTTGTAGTTGAATCCTGACTCTGATACAACCTCCAATATAAGATTGTAGCATTCTTCTAACTTCTCCTGCAACATATATATCAAATTCtatgtttaattatttaagCAATGAAACTAATTAAGTTATTAAAGTAACATTTACAATGAGGCAGTAACATTACAATTTGCTTCATACAAGTTTTGCAAGATCTTGTTGTACATTCGGGTTTTATTTGGCTAACTTTATTTTTCATGGACTTAATATCTTATAAGAAAGCTTTAAAGTATATCGGTACATTGATGTTAGTAAATTTTAatggttaattttaattatatatattatatatattttttataattaagatcaaCAGTTAAAAATTACTGAAATATCAATATATTAATATACTTGAAAATTTTTCTATCTTATATTATGACGAGTAATAAGTGTaaataatcttttattttagatgtgattttaacttataaaaaagttataaagaaatatattaaatttttattaaaaactatataTAACTTTTAGCCTAATAGTAAAGACAAACAGTATATTAATATATAGGAAAACTTTTAAACGGTTATATCGGTGTTTCAGTCAtttttaaccgttgattttaattataaaaaatatatataatatatttgaaAACTTTCTTTTCATtacatgtattttttttttttttacttttcactaCATGTATTTCATTGTACAAAATTACTTTGGACACATGCACTcttttagtaaataaaaaaaaaggtgaaatcatcatgaatgaaaaaaaaatacacaaaaatgaGTGAATatagagaaaaaataaatatatattcttacTGTATTTAATTGTATTatgttaataattataattactttataaaataaagaatttaattaaaaatatcaaaagtgTAGTATCACTCTAAAATTTAATAGCATATAAGACAGAGTAGTATATAATTAAGAACTTGACTACTTCTGAATAATGCTTGATGATTGAGATGCAAACCTTGTTGATTTCAAGAATAGCCAAGAACTGATTTTGGTATTCAGATGCAAGACAAGGCTCCACATTGTTGTTAACTACATGCATCATTGTAGCAGTTGCCAACACAGAAGGAAGATAACCAATAAACCTGGAATctgcattaaaaataaataaataaataaataacagaaTTTTGAAGATATAGAAGTTAAAGAAAgagattaattatttattacctggtaagagagaaagaagaagagactGACATGTGTTGAGGAAGTGAAAACATTTAAGTCTTCTTGTGATGTAATCAATGAAAGAGAGAGGTGTTGGTGGATTCATCTTCCACTCAAGAGTTGAAAGTACCAAAATCTCcattttctttattgtttttGCCTCAAACACATATTTGCTGTCCTCCACCTACACATATTTTCATAAATCAAATttcattattaataaaatatattattattaaaaaatatagaatactaacatattattttattctcaataataattaattattatattttaaatatatatataaagatatatatttaaaaaatatatttataaagacacttctattaaatagaatcataaaaaaaatatttttattaaatacatTCACAAAAACACTTCTATTAAAcacaattatatataaaaattggcaGAAATTGACAAAAATACTGTTGGTAATGTCGCGagattgttattattattattattttatatatagaaTTAATCATACTTGTAAATCAAGAGGAAGAGGAACTTGTGTCTCTTCCATTTTAGCAGCAAGAGAGATGCAAGCAACTGCAGCAAGATGAGTCAACCATGGCTGATTCTTCTTCATGGTGAAGGTAAAGAGGAATCTGTGAAGGTAGTTAACAGCAAGAGAAGCTGTGAGAGCAGAGAATGAGAAATATGCATTCACTCTAAGAATCCATTCCACTGCTTCTCTTCTTTCCCACTCATCAATGCAAAGAATGCTGAGTTTCTtctcttgttcttgttcttttgataCAAGAGTTTTCAACTCTGAATCATCACACAACATGTCTTGTTCTAGAAACACATGATCATGTTCCTCATCATCAAAATAATGTTGTTCTGAGCAGTACAAAGaatcatgatgatgatgatgatgtgcCATGTCTTGTTCTTCTTTGGTACATTATAGGAATgagaaaaggaaaagcatgATTGTGAAATATGcttattgaaaaagaagaagagaaactGAGGGAGTGATTGAaggatgaaaagaaagaaagaaagaaaagaaaataatgagAGAGCAGAGAAAGAGTGAGTCTA includes:
- the LOC130936101 gene encoding cyclin-D3-1-like, with the protein product MAHHHHHHDSLYCSEQHYFDDEEHDHVFLEQDMLCDDSELKTLVSKEQEQEKKLSILCIDEWERREAVEWILRVNAYFSFSALTASLAVNYLHRFLFTFTMKKNQPWLTHLAAVACISLAAKMEETQVPLPLDLQVEDSKYVFEAKTIKKMEILVLSTLEWKMNPPTPLSFIDYITRRLKCFHFLNTCQSLLLSLLPDSRFIGYLPSVLATATMMHVVNNNVEPCLASEYQNQFLAILEINKEKLEECYNLILEVVSESGFNYKESKKRNFGSIIIPSSPSGVIDVSFSFDHHDSSNDSWEVVSANDSVSSTPNSINKKRPRTQEHTASFEQFKQ